The following proteins are encoded in a genomic region of Nocardioides sp. cx-173:
- a CDS encoding VOC family protein — protein MSQLTPYLCVSDCEIAVDWYVETLGAKVVYPPIVMPDGRTGHVELALDGARWMMSDEFVELGVMAPDPSRGAAVTLHLTLTDVDALCRRVVAGGVVLDRGPEDSPPAGRVAVFRDPFGHRWFLNQPPPEDVGAGA, from the coding sequence ATGAGCCAGCTGACGCCGTACCTCTGCGTGTCCGACTGCGAGATCGCCGTCGACTGGTACGTCGAGACGCTGGGCGCCAAGGTCGTCTACCCGCCGATCGTGATGCCGGACGGTCGCACCGGCCACGTGGAGCTCGCGCTGGACGGCGCGCGCTGGATGATGTCCGACGAGTTCGTCGAGCTGGGCGTCATGGCCCCGGACCCGTCCCGCGGCGCCGCGGTGACTCTGCACCTCACGCTCACCGACGTCGACGCGCTCTGCCGCCGGGTGGTCGCGGGCGGGGTCGTGCTGGACCGCGGGCCCGAGGACAGCCCGCCCGCCGGCCGGGTCGCGGTCTTCCGGGACCCGTTCGGGCACCGATGGTTCCTGAACCAGCCCCCGCCGGAGGATGTCGGCGCCGGGGCCTAG
- a CDS encoding energy-coupling factor ABC transporter ATP-binding protein, which translates to MARIELDGAAVTVDVPDGERTILGPTTLTLTERRVGVIGANGSGKSTLARLLNGLVSPTAGRVLVDGLDVARQGSAVRRLVAFAFTDPAAQLVMPTCVEDVELSLRRKERHAGRRRELALAVLERFGLAGHAHVSVHALSGGQKQLLALAGVLATEPSVLVADEPTTLLDLANTRRVAELLFGLEQQLVLVTHDLELARRCDRVLVVDDARVVFDGGADAAVDHYVASATA; encoded by the coding sequence ATGGCGAGGATCGAGCTGGACGGCGCGGCCGTCACCGTCGACGTCCCCGACGGCGAGCGCACCATCCTGGGCCCCACCACGCTGACACTGACCGAGCGGCGCGTCGGCGTCATCGGCGCCAACGGCTCCGGCAAGTCGACCCTGGCGCGACTGCTCAACGGCCTGGTGTCCCCCACCGCGGGCCGGGTCCTCGTGGACGGGCTGGACGTCGCGCGCCAGGGCTCCGCCGTACGCCGGCTGGTGGCGTTCGCGTTCACCGACCCGGCCGCGCAGCTGGTGATGCCGACCTGCGTCGAGGACGTCGAGCTGTCGCTGCGCAGGAAGGAGCGCCACGCTGGTCGCCGACGCGAGCTGGCGCTGGCGGTGCTCGAGCGGTTCGGCCTGGCCGGCCACGCCCACGTCAGCGTGCACGCCCTCTCGGGCGGTCAGAAGCAGCTGCTCGCGCTGGCCGGGGTGCTGGCCACTGAGCCGTCGGTGCTGGTCGCCGATGAGCCGACCACGCTGCTGGATCTGGCCAACACCCGGCGCGTGGCCGAGCTGCTGTTCGGGCTGGAGCAGCAGCTGGTCCTGGTCACCCACGACCTCGAGCTCGCCCGCCGCTGCGACCGGGTGCTCGTCGTCGACGACGCCCGGGTCGTCTTCGACGGCGGCGCCGACGCCGCCGTCGACCACTACGTCGCGTCGGCCACGGCGTGA
- a CDS encoding energy-coupling factor transporter transmembrane component T family protein, producing MSGSILVGVYQPGETLLHRLPVGVKVIGLGAFSLTVVLVRDVGASWVFLAVAILLALLARVRLAVLVRAARVVLLFAVFVAGLQWWWYGRDKAVETLVDLLALALAAVLVSATTPVNAMLDALVRWIRPLRRVGVDPDRVALTFALAIQSLPGTVALALETRDAARARGLGRHPRAYLTPFVVRVVARAHETGDALHARGIGDYE from the coding sequence GTGAGCGGCTCGATCCTGGTCGGCGTCTACCAGCCGGGCGAGACCCTCCTGCACCGGCTGCCGGTCGGCGTGAAGGTGATCGGCCTGGGGGCCTTCAGCCTGACCGTCGTCCTGGTCCGCGACGTCGGCGCGTCCTGGGTCTTCCTCGCGGTCGCCATCCTCCTCGCCCTGCTGGCGCGGGTACGGCTCGCGGTGCTGGTCCGCGCTGCCCGGGTCGTGCTGCTCTTCGCGGTCTTCGTCGCGGGGCTGCAGTGGTGGTGGTACGGCCGCGACAAGGCCGTCGAGACCCTCGTCGACCTGCTGGCGCTCGCGCTCGCGGCCGTGCTCGTCAGCGCGACGACCCCGGTCAACGCGATGCTGGACGCGCTGGTGCGCTGGATCCGGCCGCTGCGTCGGGTCGGCGTCGACCCCGACCGGGTCGCGTTGACCTTCGCCCTCGCGATCCAGTCACTGCCCGGCACGGTCGCACTGGCGCTCGAGACCCGCGACGCGGCCCGCGCCCGCGGCCTGGGCCGCCACCCCCGCGCCTACCTCACGCCGTTCGTGGTCCGGGTCGTCGCCCGCGCGCACGAGACCGGCGACGCGCTGCACGCCCGCGGCATCGGCGACTACGAGTAG
- a CDS encoding biotin transporter BioY — translation MSVTETPGTRSERRPRLSTTDLALIAAFAALISACAYVGAIPVGGAGVPITLQSFALMLAGCLLGPVRGFLAAALYLGLGAIGLPVFAEHSSGLGVFTGASAGYLWSFPFAAALAGFLVRYVAGRARKTRAVFVFLCSLAGSVLVVHPMGIVGMKLFFDVPWSDAVGYDAPFWLGDLVKTTLVALIAAEVHRAFPQLLHPRR, via the coding sequence ATGAGCGTGACCGAGACCCCCGGCACTCGCAGCGAGCGGCGCCCGCGCCTGTCGACGACGGACCTGGCTTTGATCGCGGCGTTCGCCGCGCTCATCTCGGCCTGCGCCTACGTCGGCGCCATCCCGGTCGGCGGCGCGGGGGTGCCGATCACCCTGCAGAGCTTCGCGCTCATGCTCGCCGGCTGCCTGCTCGGACCGGTGCGCGGCTTCCTCGCGGCCGCGCTGTACCTCGGCCTGGGCGCCATCGGGCTGCCGGTCTTCGCCGAGCACTCCTCGGGCCTCGGCGTCTTCACCGGTGCCAGCGCGGGCTACCTGTGGTCCTTCCCGTTCGCCGCCGCCCTCGCCGGCTTCCTGGTCAGGTACGTCGCCGGGCGCGCGCGCAAGACCCGCGCCGTGTTCGTCTTCCTGTGCTCGCTCGCCGGCAGCGTCCTCGTCGTCCACCCGATGGGCATCGTCGGGATGAAGCTCTTCTTCGACGTGCCGTGGTCGGACGCGGTCGGCTACGACGCCCCGTTCTGGCTCGGCGACCTGGTCAAGACGACGCTCGTCGCGCTGATCGCCGCCGAGGTGCACCGGGCCTTCCCGCAGCTGCTCCATCCCCGCCGCTAG